One genomic region from Actinocatenispora thailandica encodes:
- a CDS encoding alanine--tRNA ligase-related protein — translation MFGGNGEVRPDTESLRTWGEIGLPVEPSDENWWSLGPTGPCGTDSEIHVWSGDGPPTGTPHSDPRWVELWNHVEMRYRRLGDGRLEPLPRRVVDTGMGLDRLVALVQGGRSVYDTDRFRPWRRLLGERWQLDEQLLRMVCDHLRSTVVLLGDGVRPGNTGRGYVPRRLIRRVLTTLWRDDDSRSLSELPDELVTGTLRHFRLPLDTPVRQVLRDEQRRFGDLVRRGRRVLGRYRGRPLTDGDLHYLHDTHGLPGDLVRELHVPG, via the coding sequence GTGTTCGGCGGCAACGGCGAGGTCAGGCCGGACACCGAGTCGCTGCGTACCTGGGGTGAGATCGGGCTGCCGGTCGAGCCCAGCGACGAGAACTGGTGGTCGCTCGGCCCCACCGGCCCGTGCGGTACCGACTCGGAGATCCACGTGTGGAGCGGCGACGGGCCGCCGACGGGCACACCCCACAGCGACCCGCGCTGGGTCGAGCTGTGGAACCACGTCGAGATGCGGTACCGGCGGCTCGGCGACGGCCGGCTGGAACCGCTGCCCCGCCGCGTGGTGGACACCGGGATGGGCCTGGATCGGTTGGTGGCGCTGGTCCAGGGCGGCCGCAGCGTGTACGACACCGACCGGTTCCGGCCGTGGCGCCGGCTGCTCGGCGAGCGGTGGCAGCTGGACGAGCAGTTGCTGCGGATGGTCTGCGACCACCTGCGCTCCACCGTGGTCCTGCTCGGTGACGGTGTGCGGCCCGGCAACACCGGCCGGGGGTACGTGCCGCGCCGGCTGATCCGCCGGGTCTTGACCACGCTGTGGCGCGATGACGACTCACGCTCGCTGTCCGAGTTGCCGGACGAGCTGGTCACCGGAACCCTGCGGCACTTCCGGCTGCCGCTGGATACCCCGGTACGCCAGGTGTTGCGGGACGAGCAGCGCCGGTTCGGGGACCTGGTCCGGCGCGGCCGGCGGGTGCTGGGCCGGTACCGGGGTCGGCCGCTGACCGACGGCGACCTGCACTACCTGCACGACACCCACGGCCTGCCGGGCGATCTGGTGCGGGAGCTGCACGTGCCGGGCTGA
- the sucC gene encoding ADP-forming succinate--CoA ligase subunit beta has product MDLYEYQARELFARHGVPVLDGGVASTPDEARKVADQLGGRVVVKAQVKTGGRGKAGGVKLADDAADAQARATDILGMDIKGHTVHKVMLAVTADIAEEYYFSFLLDRANRTFLAMSSVQGGVEIEQVAEESPDQVAKIAIDANVGVDRAKADEIVAATGFPAEVADQVAELVIKLWAAFVAEDATLVEVNPLARTTDGRVLALDAKVTLDENAEFRHPEQAELADSSAVDPLEQRAKEKHLNYVKLDGEVGIIGNGAGLVMSTLDVVAYAGEDLPGSPKPANFLDIGGGASAEVMANGLEIILSDPAVRSVFVNVFGGITACDAVANGIVQALQVLADRGEDVSKPLVVRLDGNNAEEGRRILTEAKHPLVQQVDTMDGAARRAAELAAQGA; this is encoded by the coding sequence GTGGACCTGTACGAGTACCAGGCGCGGGAGCTGTTCGCGCGGCACGGTGTGCCGGTGTTGGACGGCGGCGTCGCTAGCACCCCCGACGAGGCCCGGAAGGTGGCCGACCAGCTCGGCGGCCGGGTCGTGGTGAAGGCCCAGGTCAAGACCGGTGGCCGGGGCAAGGCTGGTGGCGTCAAGCTCGCCGACGACGCAGCGGACGCGCAGGCTCGCGCGACCGACATCCTCGGTATGGACATCAAGGGTCATACCGTTCACAAGGTGATGCTGGCGGTCACCGCCGACATCGCCGAGGAGTACTACTTCTCGTTCCTGCTCGACCGGGCCAACCGCACCTTCCTGGCGATGTCCAGCGTGCAGGGCGGGGTGGAGATCGAGCAGGTCGCCGAGGAGTCTCCGGACCAGGTCGCGAAGATCGCGATCGACGCCAACGTCGGCGTGGATCGGGCGAAGGCGGACGAGATCGTCGCCGCGACCGGCTTCCCGGCCGAGGTGGCCGACCAGGTCGCCGAGCTGGTCATCAAGCTGTGGGCGGCGTTCGTGGCCGAGGACGCCACGCTGGTCGAGGTGAACCCGCTGGCGAGGACCACCGACGGCCGGGTGCTCGCGCTCGACGCGAAGGTGACGCTGGACGAGAACGCCGAGTTCCGCCACCCGGAGCAGGCCGAGCTGGCGGACAGCAGCGCGGTCGACCCGCTGGAGCAGCGGGCCAAGGAGAAGCACCTCAACTACGTCAAGCTCGACGGCGAGGTCGGCATCATCGGCAACGGCGCCGGCCTGGTCATGTCCACCCTGGACGTGGTCGCCTACGCGGGCGAGGACCTGCCCGGTTCGCCGAAGCCGGCGAACTTCCTGGACATCGGCGGCGGCGCGAGCGCCGAGGTGATGGCGAACGGGCTGGAGATCATCCTGTCCGACCCGGCCGTCAGGTCGGTGTTCGTGAACGTGTTCGGCGGCATCACCGCCTGCGACGCCGTCGCGAACGGGATCGTCCAGGCGTTGCAGGTGCTCGCGGACCGCGGTGAGGACGTCAGCAAGCCGCTGGTCGTCCGGCTCGACGGCAACAACGCCGAGGAGGGCCGTCGCATCCTCACCGAGGCGAAGCACCCGCTGGTGCAACAGGTGGACACCATGGACGGTGCGGCCCGCCGCGCCGCCGAACTCGCCGCGCAGGGGGCCTGA
- a CDS encoding cobalamin B12-binding domain-containing protein yields MSGRIRVVVAKPGLDGHDRGAKVVARALRDAGMEVVYTGLHQTPEQIVATALQEDADAIGLSVLSGAHMTLFAKLVELLAERDASDIVVFGGGIIPDADLPELERIGVAKIFTPGASTQAIVDWVTQNVPARV; encoded by the coding sequence ATGAGTGGACGGATCCGGGTCGTGGTCGCCAAGCCTGGGCTGGACGGGCACGATCGTGGCGCCAAGGTGGTGGCCCGCGCGCTGCGGGACGCCGGCATGGAGGTCGTGTACACCGGCCTGCACCAGACCCCGGAGCAGATCGTCGCGACGGCGCTGCAGGAGGACGCCGACGCGATCGGCCTCTCCGTACTCTCCGGCGCGCACATGACGCTGTTCGCCAAGCTGGTGGAGCTGCTCGCCGAACGCGACGCGAGCGACATCGTGGTCTTCGGTGGCGGCATCATCCCGGACGCCGACCTGCCCGAACTGGAGCGCATCGGCGTCGCCAAGATCTTCACCCCGGGCGCCAGCACGCAGGCGATCGTCGACTGGGTCACCCAGAACGTACCGGCGCGGGTCTGA
- a CDS encoding FAD-dependent monooxygenase yields MSDADVLVVGAGPTGLTMALQAYDHGARVRVVDRRPEPFRPSRALIVHPRTLEVLRPLGVSDALVALGDTAPRVRLRLGHRVTTVGLADLDLPDTGYPHLTLLRQSDVERVLAAALAERGVPVRWGTELVDAVDRGDGVDVTLRSATGATGATGATGASGATRAACGYLAGCDGPASTVRSLAGIGWPGAAYREEVVLADLDLELDVPDHLAVAGRDGLVLLFRLGELATWRLLATRVAAGPRSPFGQPGPPVPDGAVRALLAEAGLADRLRGVGWSARVPLQHRVASRFRRGRLFLAGDAAHAYSPATGQGMNAGIQDAANLGWKLAFAAGAGPALLDSYDRERRPVARDRLALTRAAFWAEASTNRLPATLRAVGGPLLAPVLPVLLRRRRLVAAAVRVLSQLRVDYRDSPLSVDGAGRRGAPRAGDRLPDATVRCEGRWVRLHELLAGPGMHVLLHRDADPGVAAAAGRFVTVCRLPGVPGPGMVAVRPDGHVGLRAAVADRDQLARWLASCGVDAAPVPSGR; encoded by the coding sequence GTGAGCGACGCCGACGTGCTCGTGGTCGGTGCCGGGCCGACCGGCCTCACGATGGCGTTGCAGGCGTACGACCACGGTGCCCGGGTCCGGGTGGTGGACCGCCGGCCGGAGCCGTTCCGCCCGTCCCGGGCGCTGATCGTGCATCCGCGCACGCTGGAGGTGCTCCGCCCGCTCGGGGTGTCCGATGCCCTGGTGGCGCTCGGGGACACCGCGCCGCGGGTACGGCTGCGTCTCGGTCACCGGGTGACCACGGTCGGGCTCGCCGACCTGGACCTGCCGGACACCGGATACCCGCACCTGACGCTGCTCCGGCAGTCCGACGTGGAGCGGGTACTCGCCGCCGCGCTGGCGGAGCGGGGGGTGCCGGTGCGCTGGGGCACCGAGCTGGTCGACGCGGTGGATCGCGGTGACGGGGTGGACGTGACGCTGCGGTCGGCGACCGGGGCGACCGGGGCGACCGGGGCGACCGGGGCGTCCGGGGCGACCCGGGCGGCGTGCGGCTACCTGGCTGGCTGTGACGGCCCGGCCAGTACGGTCCGGAGCCTGGCCGGCATCGGTTGGCCCGGCGCGGCGTACCGCGAGGAGGTGGTCCTGGCCGACCTGGATCTCGAGCTGGACGTCCCGGATCACCTGGCGGTGGCCGGCCGCGACGGCCTGGTGCTGCTGTTCCGGCTGGGCGAGCTGGCCACCTGGCGGCTGCTCGCGACCCGGGTCGCGGCGGGGCCCCGGTCGCCGTTCGGGCAGCCCGGCCCGCCGGTACCGGACGGCGCGGTGCGGGCCCTGCTCGCCGAAGCGGGGCTGGCCGACCGGCTGCGCGGGGTGGGCTGGTCGGCCCGGGTGCCGTTGCAGCATCGCGTGGCGAGCCGGTTCCGGCGGGGCCGGTTGTTCCTGGCCGGGGATGCCGCGCACGCGTACTCGCCCGCCACCGGGCAGGGCATGAACGCCGGCATCCAGGACGCGGCCAATCTGGGCTGGAAGCTCGCCTTCGCCGCCGGGGCGGGCCCGGCGCTGCTGGACTCGTACGACCGGGAGCGGCGGCCGGTGGCCCGGGACCGCCTGGCGCTGACCCGGGCGGCGTTCTGGGCCGAGGCGTCGACGAACCGGCTACCGGCGACCCTGCGGGCGGTCGGCGGCCCGCTCCTGGCGCCGGTACTTCCGGTGCTGCTGCGGCGTCGGCGGCTGGTCGCGGCGGCCGTGCGGGTGCTGTCCCAGCTGCGCGTCGACTACCGGGACAGCCCGCTGTCGGTGGATGGGGCCGGGCGCCGCGGTGCGCCGCGCGCGGGTGACCGGCTGCCGGACGCCACCGTGCGGTGCGAGGGCCGGTGGGTGCGGCTGCACGAGCTGTTGGCCGGTCCGGGCATGCACGTGCTGCTGCATCGGGACGCCGACCCGGGCGTGGCGGCCGCCGCCGGCCGGTTCGTGACCGTGTGCCGGCTGCCCGGGGTGCCGGGGCCCGGCATGGTCGCGGTACGGCCGGACGGCCATGTCGGGCTCCGGGCGGCGGTGGCCGACCGCGACCAGCTGGCGCGCTGGCTGGCGTCGTGCGGCGTCGACGCCGCACCGGTGCCGTCCGGCCGCTGA
- a CDS encoding double zinc ribbon domain-containing protein: MPDLVPFTDNVDDLSNTEGYQFEFRCERCGNGYRSPFKRDKVETGRGLLRAVGSLFGGMAEDVSRSVEQWRYDRATNSPAKDRALTEAVTAVRGRFRQCRGCGDWMCVDVCWNDDIGQCLQCAPAVAEEMSRAQAAAQRDQIWEKAQRTDWTEGLDVGHRAVVQCPECAAKVDGGKFCSSCGASLAPKTRCPGCGHDGNRVGALFCAECGSKL, encoded by the coding sequence GTGCCCGATCTCGTACCCTTCACCGACAACGTCGACGACCTCTCCAACACCGAGGGCTATCAGTTCGAGTTCCGTTGTGAACGATGTGGCAACGGGTACCGCTCGCCGTTCAAGCGGGACAAGGTGGAGACCGGGCGCGGCCTGCTGCGCGCGGTCGGCTCCCTGTTCGGTGGCATGGCCGAGGACGTCAGCCGGTCCGTCGAGCAGTGGCGGTACGACCGGGCCACGAACTCGCCGGCCAAGGACCGCGCACTCACCGAAGCGGTCACGGCGGTACGCGGCCGGTTCCGGCAGTGCCGCGGCTGCGGCGACTGGATGTGCGTCGACGTGTGCTGGAACGACGACATCGGCCAGTGCCTGCAATGCGCCCCGGCGGTCGCCGAGGAGATGTCCCGCGCGCAGGCCGCCGCGCAGCGCGACCAGATCTGGGAGAAGGCGCAGCGGACCGACTGGACCGAGGGGTTGGACGTCGGGCACCGGGCGGTGGTGCAGTGCCCGGAGTGCGCGGCGAAGGTCGACGGCGGCAAGTTCTGCTCGTCCTGCGGCGCCTCGCTGGCCCCCAAGACCCGCTGCCCGGGTTGCGGGCACGACGGCAACCGGGTCGGCGCCCTGTTCTGCGCCGAGTGCGGCAGCAAGCTCTGA
- a CDS encoding M23 family metallopeptidase, with protein sequence MALLPRRFRTTGRHHLPARRGRRTLTVAAILTMTAALGAGAAYAATDQPAGPSAEPRASTARATADRQQAASQRASRGKARTASPAPGASRSASPSASGSASASPRPSRSTSAKPKAKPVEWVLPVHGYTVTSQFGARWGTNHPGIDLAVATGTPVYAAHSGTVTLAGADGGYGNGVEIDDGAGLSTVYGHNSSVTVSAGQHVTRGQLIAYSGSTGDSTGPHVHFELRRNGVAFDPVPYLRARGLDLLAGG encoded by the coding sequence TTGGCGCTGCTGCCGAGGAGGTTCCGCACCACCGGCCGACACCACCTGCCGGCCCGGCGCGGCCGGCGCACCCTGACCGTCGCCGCCATCCTGACCATGACGGCGGCGTTGGGCGCCGGCGCCGCCTACGCGGCCACCGACCAGCCGGCCGGCCCGTCCGCCGAGCCGCGGGCCTCGACCGCGCGGGCCACCGCGGACCGGCAACAGGCCGCCTCGCAGCGGGCCTCGCGCGGCAAGGCCCGTACCGCGTCGCCGGCGCCCGGCGCGTCCCGCTCGGCGTCCCCGTCCGCGTCCGGATCGGCGTCCGCGTCGCCGCGCCCGTCCCGGAGCACGTCGGCGAAACCGAAGGCGAAACCGGTCGAGTGGGTACTGCCGGTGCACGGCTACACGGTCACCTCGCAGTTCGGCGCCCGGTGGGGCACCAACCATCCCGGCATCGACCTCGCCGTCGCCACCGGCACGCCGGTGTACGCGGCGCACTCCGGCACCGTCACGCTGGCCGGCGCGGACGGCGGGTACGGCAACGGTGTCGAGATCGACGACGGCGCTGGGCTGTCCACTGTGTACGGTCACAACTCGTCGGTGACGGTGTCCGCCGGGCAGCACGTCACGCGGGGCCAGCTGATCGCGTACTCCGGGTCGACGGGCGACTCGACCGGCCCGCACGTGCACTTCGAGCTGCGCCGCAACGGCGTCGCCTTCGACCCGGTGCCCTACCTGCGGGCCCGCGGGCTCGATCTGCTCGCCGGCGGCTGA